A window of Gammaproteobacteria bacterium genomic DNA:
CGGCCGCTCGGTGCATCCGGTCGGCGTCTGCATCGGGGGCTTCCATCACGCCCCGGCGCGGGAGGCGATGCACGCGCTTCTGGCGAAGCTGCGCGGCGCCATACCGGACGCCGAGGACCTCGTCGCCTGGTGCGCGCAGCTGTGCAGGGAGGGCGAGGAACGCCCGACCACCTGTGTCGCGCTGCGGCACCCCGCGGAGTATCCGATGAACGAGGGCAGGCTGACGACCAGTACCGGCCTGGCCTTCTCCAGCGATGACTTCGCCTCCCATATCGAGGAGTTCCAGGTCCCGCATTCGACCGCCCTGCACGCGCTGCTGCACGGCGAACCCTATCTGGTCGGTCCGCTCGCGCGCCTCAATCTCAATCATGACCGCCTGCCGTCCGCGGTGCGCGGGGCGCTGGAGGCCGCCGGCATGCGCCTGCCCAGCCTCAACATGTTCCACAGCATGCTGGCCCGCGCGGTGGAGATCCTCTACGCGCTGCACGAAGCCGTCCGGCTGCTGGAGGCCTACGAGCCGGTGGAGCGGCCCGCGGCCGCATACCGACCCCGCGCCGGCGTCGGCTGCGCCGCCACCGAGGCCCCGCGCGGGGTCTTGTGGCATCGTTACGAGATCGACGCGGACGGGCTCATCGTGGACGCGCGCATCGTACCCCCCACCAGCCAGAACCAGGCACGCATCGAGGCGGACCTGCGCGCCTCGCTCGAGGCTTTCGGGCTGGAGCGGCCCGCCGGGGAGCTGCGCGCCCTGGCGGAAAGGTCATACGCAACTACGATCCCTGCATCTCGTGCGCGACCCATTTCCTGGACCTCACGGTCGAGCGCCTCTGAAGCCGGCCCGAGTCATCGGCCTGGGTTCGCCGTTCGGAACCGACAGCATCGGCTGGGATCTCGTGGAGGAACTCGCCCGCTGGAACGAACTGCCGCCGGGGGTCGCGGAATTCTCGCGCTGTGGCCGGCCCGACGCCGTACTGCTGGAGACGCTGGGGTCGCCCGGCCTGGTCATTCTGATCGACGCCATGCGCAGCGGGAGGCCGCCGGGGACCGTCCGCTGTTTCGCGGCGGCGGATGTCATGGCCGGCACGGGCATGATTTCGACCCATGACTTTGGCATAAAGTCTGCATTGACATTGGCGGACGCCATCGGCGGGCTGGTCGCGGAAGTACGGGTCTTAGGCGTCGAGATCGCGCCGGAGCCGGGTCCGACAGGGCTCCGCCCAAGACCTCCCGCGGCCTTGTCAGATGCCCGGGGCGGCGTGGAAATTTTAAGTGAAATCAAAAAAATATTAATG
This region includes:
- a CDS encoding hydrogenase maturation protease — protein: MRDPFPGPHGRAPLKPARVIGLGSPFGTDSIGWDLVEELARWNELPPGVAEFSRCGRPDAVLLETLGSPGLVILIDAMRSGRPPGTVRCFAAADVMAGTGMISTHDFGIKSALTLADAIGGLVAEVRVLGVEIAPEPGPTGLRPRPPAALSDARGGVEILSEIKKILMSTVKEHGYL